One genomic segment of Pseudonocardia sp. T1-2H includes these proteins:
- the ligD gene encoding non-homologous end-joining DNA ligase, giving the protein MLLDAELARAGELWISDLLYLDGRDTRCLPFRERRRLLEELPLTGPHWRVAPVFPASDPDAVLAAARDQGLPGVVAKRVDSSYEAGPSENWIEAGVRAPPPRPRVPTKVGRAKLTNPDKVLYPATGTTKADVLAHYLSVADVMLPHLEGRPVTMVRWPDGVEKPSFFEKDVSRHAPPWIRTVRVGTPGGRSENADFPLIESVEGLAWAANLAALELHVPQWKVGPRGGRHNPDLVVFDLDPGEGTTVVDCCRVAELIADVLAEDDLRAYPRTSGGKGLQLYMPVTVSKAERTVEFAKDVAVRLAREQPRRVVAVMAKARRRGRVFVDWSQNDTAKTTIASYSLRGRPLPTVATPVTWEEVRACRRPEDLIFTLDDLPARLDEHGDLLAPLLFTDRQRLPRRG; this is encoded by the coding sequence ATGCTGCTCGACGCCGAGCTGGCGAGGGCCGGCGAGCTGTGGATCTCGGATCTGTTGTACCTCGACGGGCGGGACACCCGCTGCCTGCCGTTCCGCGAACGCCGGAGGCTGCTCGAGGAGCTGCCGCTCACCGGACCGCACTGGCGGGTCGCGCCCGTGTTCCCGGCGAGCGACCCGGACGCGGTGCTCGCCGCCGCGCGGGACCAGGGGCTGCCGGGGGTCGTCGCGAAGCGTGTCGACTCCTCGTACGAGGCCGGGCCCAGCGAGAACTGGATCGAGGCCGGCGTGCGCGCGCCGCCGCCGCGGCCGCGGGTCCCGACCAAGGTCGGGCGGGCGAAGCTGACGAACCCGGACAAGGTGCTGTACCCGGCCACCGGCACGACGAAGGCGGACGTCCTCGCGCACTACCTGAGCGTCGCCGACGTGATGCTGCCGCACCTCGAGGGCCGGCCGGTGACGATGGTCCGCTGGCCGGACGGCGTCGAGAAGCCGTCGTTCTTCGAGAAGGACGTGTCCCGGCACGCGCCGCCCTGGATCCGGACGGTCCGGGTCGGCACGCCGGGCGGGCGGTCGGAGAACGCGGACTTCCCGCTGATCGAGAGCGTGGAGGGGCTCGCCTGGGCCGCGAACCTCGCGGCGCTGGAGCTGCACGTCCCGCAGTGGAAGGTGGGCCCCCGGGGCGGCCGGCACAACCCGGACCTGGTCGTCTTCGACCTCGACCCGGGCGAGGGCACGACGGTCGTCGACTGCTGCCGGGTCGCCGAGCTCATCGCGGACGTCCTCGCCGAGGACGACCTGCGGGCCTACCCGCGCACGTCCGGCGGGAAGGGGCTGCAGCTGTACATGCCCGTCACCGTGTCGAAGGCGGAGCGGACGGTCGAGTTCGCGAAGGACGTCGCCGTACGGCTCGCACGCGAGCAGCCGCGGCGGGTCGTCGCGGTGATGGCGAAGGCCCGGCGTCGGGGGCGGGTGTTCGTGGACTGGAGCCAGAACGACACCGCCAAGACCACCATCGCCAGCTACTCGCTGCGCGGGCGGCCCCTCCCGACGGTCGCCACCCCGGTGACGTGGGAGGAGGTCCGGGCGTGCCGCCGGCCCGAGGACCTGATCTTCACCCTCGACGACCTGCCCGCCCGTCTGGACGAGCACGGTGACCTGCTCGCACCCCTGTTGTTCACCGATCGTCAACGACTCCCCCGTCGCGGGTGA
- a CDS encoding glycerophosphodiester phosphodiesterase family protein: MGDRHPYLDGPYPRAYAHRGWHIGELAGCENTLAGFVRAVDEGFSYIEMDVRASADGVAMVHHDPTLDRTTDGHGALSRLSAAEIGSARVAGLEPVSRLETVLSTLPTTRFTIELKADAVVLPTLAVLERLDAWDRVCLGAFYEARLRRARAAGGGRLLTSMGQSAAIGLRGRAWLKAVPGPTGVVSPLLPRVAGGLAQLPRALGTLRVVDRELLREAHRRDIEVHVWTVNDEAEMRQLLDLGVDGLLSDRPDVLRDVLRSRGEWPG; encoded by the coding sequence GTGGGAGATCGGCACCCGTACCTCGACGGACCCTATCCGCGGGCCTACGCGCACCGCGGCTGGCACATCGGCGAGCTCGCCGGGTGCGAGAACACCCTCGCCGGGTTCGTCCGGGCGGTGGACGAGGGCTTCTCCTACATCGAGATGGACGTGCGCGCGAGCGCCGACGGCGTCGCGATGGTCCACCACGATCCGACCCTGGACCGCACCACCGACGGCCACGGCGCGCTGTCCCGGCTGTCCGCGGCGGAGATCGGGTCCGCCCGGGTGGCGGGCCTCGAGCCGGTGTCGCGCCTGGAGACCGTCCTGAGCACGCTCCCGACCACCCGGTTCACCATCGAGCTGAAGGCGGACGCGGTCGTCCTGCCGACCCTCGCCGTGCTGGAGCGCCTCGACGCCTGGGACCGCGTGTGCCTGGGCGCCTTCTACGAGGCGCGGCTGCGCCGGGCCCGCGCCGCCGGTGGTGGCCGGCTGCTGACCTCGATGGGGCAGAGCGCCGCGATCGGGCTGCGCGGCCGGGCGTGGCTGAAGGCCGTCCCGGGGCCGACCGGCGTGGTCAGCCCGCTGCTGCCGCGGGTCGCCGGCGGGCTGGCGCAGCTGCCCCGCGCGCTCGGGACGCTGCGGGTGGTGGACCGCGAGCTGCTCCGCGAGGCGCACCGGCGGGACATCGAGGTGCACGTGTGGACCGTGAACGACGAGGCCGAGATGCGGCAGCTGCTGGACCTCGGCGTCGACGGCCTGCTCAGCGACCGCCCCGACGTGCTGCGGGACGTGCTGAGGTCCCGCGGCGAGTGGCCCGGTTGA
- a CDS encoding MFS transporter: MSSRAPEKDAGTRRRIVAWGLWDWGSSGFNVIVLTFVFSVYLTDSVGKGLPGSISANSWLGWAVGASGLIVALMAPVIGQSADRAGRRLRSTGLWTAACVLCLLAMIAVRADHHYLWLGLLLLGGASLFYELAVVGYNAILRQISTPETIGRVSGFGWSMGYFGGIVALLAAYVLLIADDGGLLGVSTEDGFNIRLVALLSGIWFAVFAIPLFRMVPEAPAALERAPRLGVAASYRKLFRDLRDLYRASPHTVYFLAASALYRDGLAAVFTFGGVLAVTVYGIAADDVLIFGVAANVVSAVGALAGGRLDDRRGPKIVVTGSLIGMIAVGVVLLFLSGPTAFWIFGLALCLFVGPAQSSSRTYLTRLTPVGQEGQLFGLYATTGRAVSFLAPTLVGLFTYLFATDRAGMAGILLVLALGLLALWKVRAPAPAVAPAA, encoded by the coding sequence ATGAGCAGCCGGGCGCCGGAGAAGGACGCGGGCACGCGACGTCGCATCGTCGCCTGGGGGCTCTGGGACTGGGGCTCCTCGGGCTTCAACGTCATCGTCCTGACCTTCGTCTTCTCGGTCTACCTGACGGACTCGGTCGGCAAGGGGCTCCCCGGCTCGATCAGCGCCAACAGCTGGCTCGGCTGGGCGGTCGGGGCGTCCGGGCTCATCGTCGCCCTGATGGCCCCGGTCATCGGCCAGTCCGCGGACCGCGCCGGCCGGCGCCTGCGCTCGACCGGGCTCTGGACCGCCGCCTGCGTCCTGTGCCTGCTCGCGATGATCGCGGTCCGGGCGGACCACCACTACCTCTGGCTCGGCCTGCTCCTGCTCGGCGGCGCCTCCCTGTTCTACGAGCTCGCCGTCGTCGGCTACAACGCGATCCTCCGGCAGATCTCCACGCCCGAGACGATCGGGCGCGTCTCCGGTTTCGGCTGGTCGATGGGCTACTTCGGGGGGATCGTCGCCCTGTTGGCGGCGTACGTCCTGCTGATCGCGGACGACGGGGGCCTGCTCGGCGTCAGCACCGAGGACGGGTTCAACATCCGGCTCGTCGCGCTGCTCTCCGGCATCTGGTTCGCGGTGTTCGCGATCCCGCTGTTCCGGATGGTCCCGGAGGCCCCGGCGGCCCTCGAGCGGGCGCCGCGGCTCGGGGTGGCGGCGAGCTACCGCAAGCTCTTCCGGGACCTGCGCGACCTCTACCGGGCCAGCCCGCACACCGTCTACTTCCTCGCCGCGAGCGCGCTCTACCGGGACGGCCTCGCCGCGGTCTTCACCTTCGGCGGGGTCCTCGCGGTGACGGTCTACGGCATCGCGGCGGACGACGTGCTGATCTTCGGGGTGGCGGCGAACGTGGTCTCCGCGGTCGGGGCGCTCGCCGGCGGCAGGCTCGACGACCGGCGCGGCCCGAAGATCGTCGTCACGGGGTCGCTGATCGGGATGATCGCCGTCGGCGTCGTGCTGTTGTTCCTGTCCGGGCCGACCGCGTTCTGGATCTTCGGGCTGGCGCTGTGCCTGTTCGTCGGGCCGGCCCAGTCGTCGTCGCGCACCTACCTCACCAGGCTCACCCCGGTGGGCCAGGAGGGCCAGCTCTTCGGCCTGTACGCGACGACCGGCCGGGCCGTGTCCTTCCTCGCACCGACCCTCGTCGGGCTCTTCACGTACCTGTTCGCGACCGACCGGGCGGGAATGGCCGGGATCCTCCTCGTCCTCGCGCTCGGCCTGCTGGCGCTCTGGAAGGTCCGGGCGCCCGCGCCGGCCGTCGCGCCGGCCGCCTGA
- a CDS encoding RNA polymerase-binding protein RbpA — protein MADRVLRGSRLGAVSYETDRNHDLAPRQMVRYALSNGHEFEVPFANDAEAPATWESPQGGLGRRVDGVEPEQKKTKPPRTHWDMLLERRSIAELEELLSERLELLRERRAEIA, from the coding sequence ATGGCCGACCGCGTGCTTCGTGGCAGCCGGCTCGGGGCTGTCAGCTACGAGACCGACCGTAACCACGACCTGGCGCCGCGACAGATGGTGCGCTACGCGTTGTCCAACGGACACGAGTTCGAGGTGCCGTTCGCGAACGACGCGGAGGCCCCCGCCACCTGGGAGTCCCCGCAGGGCGGGCTCGGACGCCGGGTGGACGGTGTCGAGCCCGAGCAGAAGAAGACCAAGCCGCCGCGTACGCACTGGGACATGCTCCTGGAGCGGCGTTCGATCGCCGAGCTCGAGGAGCTCCTCTCGGAGCGCCTGGAGCTGCTGCGGGAGCGTCGCGCCGAGATCGCGTGA
- a CDS encoding DUF885 domain-containing protein, with amino-acid sequence MPDTPAATRRIRDLADAHVTAQAVLDPLLATSIGLAEGADRLPDLSPAGGEALDALALDTLTSLDAVEAAGVDGDDERRCARLLRERLGAQLASSAAGERLRTVQTLFGPVQEVRTAFTLMPTATEDDWQAVARRLAAVPAAFGGYVESLREGARRGLLAAPRQVDAVVAQLETWVAAGDGRGWFATFTDDADVPAGLRSELDAGARSATEAAAALRDVLAREYRPAAEGTPDAVGEERYRIAARRWNGADIDAREAYEWGWSEFLRLRGEMAAEAERVRPGLTASEAMAYLNTQGPAIEGVEAVREHLQALMDKTITELDGTHFDLAPPLKRVEARIAPAGSAAAPYYTQPSLDFARPGRTWLPTLGRTRFPMWDLVSTWYHEGVPGHHLQLAQWAHRSGALSTLQTTEVGMVSANVEGWALYAERLMDELGYVTDPGERLGYLDAQMMRAIRVVLDIGMHLELAVPADSPIGAGETWTHDLARTFFGAHSGRDPEFLDSELLRYLGGPGQAISYKLGERAWLAGREAARTRQGAGFDPKRWHMAALSQGSLGLDDLVAELAVL; translated from the coding sequence ATGCCCGACACCCCCGCGGCCACGAGGCGGATCCGTGACCTCGCCGACGCCCATGTCACCGCGCAGGCCGTCCTGGACCCGCTGCTGGCCACCTCGATCGGCCTGGCCGAGGGTGCGGACCGGCTGCCCGACCTCTCCCCCGCGGGCGGCGAGGCGCTCGACGCCCTCGCCCTGGACACGCTGACCTCGCTCGACGCCGTCGAGGCCGCCGGCGTCGACGGGGACGACGAGCGGCGCTGCGCCCGGCTGCTCCGGGAGCGCCTCGGCGCCCAGCTCGCCTCGAGCGCCGCTGGGGAACGGCTCCGCACCGTGCAGACGCTGTTCGGGCCGGTCCAGGAGGTGCGGACGGCCTTCACCCTGATGCCCACCGCCACCGAGGACGACTGGCAGGCGGTCGCGCGCCGGCTCGCGGCCGTCCCGGCGGCGTTCGGCGGCTACGTCGAGTCGCTGCGGGAGGGCGCCCGTCGTGGGCTGCTCGCCGCGCCCCGGCAGGTCGACGCGGTCGTCGCGCAGCTGGAGACCTGGGTCGCGGCCGGGGACGGCCGCGGCTGGTTCGCCACGTTCACCGACGACGCGGACGTCCCCGCCGGCCTGCGCTCCGAGCTGGACGCCGGCGCGCGCTCGGCGACCGAGGCCGCCGCGGCGCTGCGGGACGTCCTCGCCCGGGAGTACCGGCCCGCCGCCGAGGGCACTCCGGACGCCGTCGGCGAGGAGCGCTACCGGATCGCCGCCCGCCGCTGGAACGGCGCGGACATCGACGCCCGCGAGGCCTACGAGTGGGGCTGGTCGGAGTTCCTGCGGCTGCGCGGGGAGATGGCGGCCGAGGCGGAGCGGGTGCGGCCGGGGCTCACCGCGAGCGAGGCGATGGCGTACCTGAACACGCAGGGGCCGGCGATCGAGGGCGTCGAGGCCGTCCGGGAGCACCTGCAGGCGCTCATGGACAAGACGATCACCGAGCTCGACGGCACCCACTTCGACCTGGCCCCGCCGCTGAAGCGGGTGGAGGCCCGGATCGCGCCCGCGGGCAGCGCGGCCGCGCCGTACTACACCCAGCCGTCGCTGGACTTCGCCCGCCCGGGCCGCACCTGGCTGCCGACGCTCGGCCGCACCCGGTTCCCCATGTGGGACCTGGTCAGCACCTGGTACCACGAGGGCGTCCCGGGCCATCACCTGCAGCTCGCGCAGTGGGCCCACCGCTCGGGCGCGCTGTCCACGCTGCAGACCACCGAGGTCGGCATGGTCAGCGCGAACGTCGAGGGCTGGGCGCTCTACGCCGAGCGCCTGATGGACGAGCTCGGCTACGTCACCGACCCCGGTGAGCGCCTGGGCTACCTCGACGCGCAGATGATGCGGGCGATCCGCGTCGTCCTCGACATCGGCATGCACCTCGAGCTGGCCGTCCCGGCGGACTCGCCGATCGGGGCCGGCGAGACGTGGACCCACGACCTGGCCCGCACCTTCTTCGGCGCACACAGCGGTCGGGACCCGGAGTTCCTGGACAGCGAGCTGCTGCGCTACCTCGGCGGCCCGGGGCAGGCCATCAGCTACAAGCTCGGGGAACGGGCCTGGCTGGCGGGCCGGGAGGCGGCACGCACGCGGCAGGGCGCGGGCTTCGACCCGAAGCGCTGGCACATGGCGGCGCTGTCCCAGGGCTCGCTGGGCCTCGACGACCTGGTCGCCGAGCTGGCGGTGCTCTAG
- a CDS encoding phosphoribosyltransferase gives MADERETLTWELFGTASRELAVQVADSGYRPDIILSIARGGLFVAGALGYALGVKNLHVMNVEFYTGVGERLPMPVVLPPVPNVVDLSGANVLVADDVADTGATLKLVRDFCGDKVAEVRTAVVYEKPHSEVACEYVWRRTGRWINFPWSTLPPLVDEPGRVAEAQGG, from the coding sequence ATGGCGGACGAGCGCGAGACGCTGACCTGGGAACTGTTCGGGACGGCGTCCCGTGAGCTCGCGGTGCAGGTCGCGGACAGCGGTTACCGGCCGGACATCATCCTGTCGATCGCCCGCGGCGGGCTCTTCGTCGCGGGCGCCCTCGGCTACGCCCTCGGCGTGAAGAACCTGCACGTCATGAACGTCGAGTTCTACACCGGCGTGGGCGAGCGCCTCCCGATGCCGGTGGTGCTGCCGCCGGTCCCGAACGTCGTCGACCTGTCCGGCGCGAACGTCCTCGTGGCGGACGACGTCGCGGACACCGGCGCCACGCTGAAACTGGTCCGGGACTTCTGCGGGGACAAGGTCGCCGAGGTCCGCACCGCCGTCGTCTACGAGAAGCCGCACAGCGAGGTGGCCTGCGAGTACGTGTGGCGGCGGACGGGCCGGTGGATCAACTTCCCCTGGTCCACCCTGCCGCCCCTGGTCGACGAGCCCGGCCGGGTCGCGGAAGCCCAGGGCGGCTAG
- a CDS encoding polyprenol monophosphomannose synthase codes for MAEPPGPVLVVIPTYEERENLGPIVTRLHAAVPAADVLVVDDASPDGTGELAEEMAAADPRIRVLHRPGKAGLGAAYLAGFRHALSGEHQVVVEMDADGSHAPEDLPSLLAALTDPGADLVLGSRYVDGGEVVNWPAHRQWISRSGNVYSRLALGVPIRDITGGYRVFRRQVLEELDLGHVSSQGYCFQVDMAWRAYQAGFRVREVPITFAERERGSSKMSGAIVGEALLRVTQWGLAHRLRRLRRKPEETTSEGSVPA; via the coding sequence ATGGCTGAGCCCCCGGGCCCGGTTCTGGTGGTGATCCCCACGTACGAGGAGCGGGAGAACCTCGGACCGATCGTGACGCGGCTGCACGCCGCCGTACCGGCGGCGGACGTCCTCGTTGTCGACGACGCGAGCCCGGACGGCACGGGCGAGCTCGCCGAGGAGATGGCGGCGGCGGACCCGCGGATCCGCGTGCTGCACCGGCCGGGGAAGGCCGGCCTCGGTGCCGCGTACCTCGCCGGTTTCCGGCACGCCCTGTCCGGTGAGCACCAGGTCGTCGTCGAGATGGACGCGGACGGCTCGCACGCCCCCGAGGACCTGCCCTCCCTGCTCGCGGCGCTGACGGACCCGGGGGCGGACCTCGTGCTCGGGTCCCGGTACGTCGACGGCGGTGAGGTCGTGAACTGGCCGGCGCACCGCCAGTGGATCTCGCGCAGCGGCAACGTGTACTCGCGGCTGGCGCTCGGCGTCCCGATCCGGGACATCACCGGCGGCTACCGGGTCTTCCGGCGTCAGGTGCTCGAGGAGCTCGACCTCGGCCACGTCTCGTCGCAGGGCTACTGCTTCCAGGTGGACATGGCCTGGCGCGCCTATCAGGCCGGCTTCCGCGTCCGCGAGGTGCCGATCACCTTCGCCGAGCGCGAGCGCGGCTCGTCGAAGATGAGCGGCGCGATCGTCGGGGAGGCTCTGCTGCGCGTCACGCAGTGGGGTCTCGCACACCGGCTGCGCAGACTGCGCCGCAAGCCCGAGGAGACGACGAGCGAGGGCTCCGTCCCGGCCTGA
- the lnt gene encoding apolipoprotein N-acyltransferase produces the protein MAAPTLDPPADAAPTPPRSRPLTPTLARVLVAVGAGLLLYATFPPRPLWWLAPVAYGLLFAVVRHVRARRGFLLGFLFGLAFLLPLLSWTGGMVGALPWIALCVFEALFFGLAGAGMTMVSRLRGAALWAAAVWVGIEAVRGRVPFGGLPWGRAGFGQPEGLFLPTASIGGVPLLSFVTVLAGFALAEIVRRLVRREIRGAAVPAALLVLALAAGPLASLVPATVDGPDRTVTIAAVQGNVPRLGLEFNAQRRAVLDNHVRVTEQLAADIAAGRQAQPDVVIWPENSSDIDPFRNADAAAEISRAAALVKAPILVGSVLVNADRTTSNSVLLWDPVAGPVARNDKRRIQPFGEYMPWRSFFRLFSSWVDRAGNFVPGPGPGVLHAAGIPVGITICWEVAFDDLVADSVDAGATVLAVPSNNATFGLSEMTYQQLAMSKIRSVEHDRSSIVVTTSGVSAAITPGGTVTAGTGQFVPGTLVGATVLRDTTTLASRLRSVPEWMLTVVGVVAIGAAVLRGRRRRTDSAVVGAPAAPGAHGESGPTVREDEDG, from the coding sequence GTGGCCGCCCCGACCCTCGACCCACCCGCGGATGCCGCCCCGACCCCGCCCCGCTCGCGGCCGCTCACGCCGACGCTCGCCCGGGTGCTGGTCGCCGTCGGCGCGGGCCTGCTCCTCTACGCGACGTTCCCGCCCCGACCCCTCTGGTGGCTCGCGCCCGTGGCCTACGGCCTGCTGTTCGCCGTCGTGCGGCACGTCCGGGCCCGGCGCGGTTTCCTCCTCGGGTTCCTCTTCGGACTCGCGTTCCTGCTGCCGCTGCTCAGCTGGACCGGCGGGATGGTCGGTGCGCTGCCCTGGATCGCGCTGTGCGTGTTCGAGGCGCTCTTCTTCGGCCTGGCCGGTGCCGGGATGACCATGGTCTCCCGGCTGCGCGGGGCGGCGCTCTGGGCCGCCGCGGTGTGGGTCGGGATCGAGGCGGTCCGGGGCCGGGTGCCGTTCGGGGGGCTGCCGTGGGGGCGCGCCGGGTTCGGGCAGCCGGAGGGCCTCTTCCTCCCGACGGCCTCGATCGGCGGCGTCCCGCTGCTCTCGTTCGTCACGGTGCTCGCCGGGTTCGCGCTGGCCGAGATCGTCCGTCGGCTGGTCCGCCGGGAGATCCGCGGCGCCGCCGTCCCGGCGGCGCTCCTGGTCCTCGCCCTGGCCGCCGGGCCCCTCGCGTCCCTGGTCCCGGCCACCGTCGACGGCCCGGACCGCACGGTGACCATCGCCGCGGTCCAGGGCAACGTGCCGCGGCTGGGCCTGGAGTTCAACGCCCAGCGCCGCGCGGTGCTCGACAACCACGTCCGCGTCACCGAGCAGCTCGCCGCGGACATCGCCGCCGGCCGGCAGGCCCAGCCGGACGTCGTGATCTGGCCGGAGAACTCCTCGGACATCGACCCGTTCCGCAACGCGGACGCCGCCGCCGAGATCAGCCGGGCCGCCGCGCTGGTGAAGGCCCCGATCCTGGTCGGCAGCGTGCTCGTGAACGCGGACCGGACCACCAGCAACTCCGTGCTCCTGTGGGACCCCGTGGCCGGGCCCGTCGCCCGCAACGACAAGCGCCGCATCCAGCCCTTCGGCGAGTACATGCCGTGGCGCTCGTTCTTCCGGCTGTTCTCCAGCTGGGTCGACCGGGCGGGCAACTTCGTGCCCGGTCCGGGCCCCGGGGTCCTGCACGCGGCGGGGATCCCGGTGGGCATCACCATCTGCTGGGAGGTCGCGTTCGACGACCTCGTCGCGGACAGTGTCGACGCCGGCGCGACCGTCCTCGCGGTGCCGAGCAACAACGCGACCTTCGGGCTCAGCGAGATGACCTACCAGCAACTGGCCATGTCGAAGATCCGCTCCGTCGAACACGATCGGTCCTCGATCGTCGTCACCACGAGTGGCGTGTCCGCGGCGATCACGCCGGGCGGTACGGTGACCGCCGGCACCGGGCAGTTCGTGCCCGGGACCCTGGTCGGTGCAACGGTGCTCCGCGACACGACTACGCTGGCGTCACGACTACGGTCGGTACCCGAGTGGATGCTGACCGTCGTCGGCGTGGTGGCGATCGGCGCGGCGGTCCTGAGGGGTCGGCGCCGGCGCACGGACTCCGCCGTCGTCGGGGCACCGGCGGCCCCAGGAGCCCATGGTGAGAGTGGGCCCACGGTGAGAGAGGACGAGGATGGCTGA
- a CDS encoding PIG-L deacetylase family protein: protein MLSAVDLSGHTVLALHPHPDDEAIFTGLTLRRLADAGARVVLVMATSGDLGEALVPLAAGESVAQRRVRELEDAAEILGVARLVMLNRRDSGLPGDPSNHHPLALAAAEPLALASRIAELADAEGAGTLIVDDELGVYGHPDHRMSGLVGSIAGELTGATVYRTTVDREHLHVTAPGGHLVHGAARAAEVDFGRVTAEIGLAVTGDERHLAAKRAAILAHASQVAPVDVPEAGFAATYGYEWFRRTAGATGALDLLGNAHLIGPAVRAHALTPAAG from the coding sequence ATGCTTTCTGCAGTCGACCTGTCCGGTCACACCGTCCTCGCCCTGCACCCGCACCCGGACGACGAGGCGATCTTCACCGGGCTCACCCTCCGCCGCCTCGCGGACGCCGGCGCCCGCGTCGTCCTCGTCATGGCCACGTCCGGGGACCTCGGCGAGGCGCTCGTCCCGCTCGCGGCCGGCGAGTCCGTCGCCCAGCGCCGCGTCCGGGAGCTCGAGGACGCGGCCGAGATCCTGGGTGTCGCCCGTCTCGTCATGCTGAACCGCCGGGACTCCGGCCTCCCCGGGGACCCGAGCAACCACCACCCGCTCGCCCTGGCCGCCGCCGAGCCGCTCGCGCTGGCCAGCCGGATCGCCGAGCTGGCCGACGCCGAGGGCGCAGGCACGCTGATCGTCGACGACGAGCTGGGCGTCTACGGCCACCCGGACCACCGGATGTCCGGGCTCGTCGGGTCCATCGCGGGCGAGCTGACCGGCGCCACCGTCTACCGGACGACTGTCGACCGCGAGCACCTGCACGTCACCGCCCCGGGCGGGCACCTGGTGCACGGCGCGGCCCGCGCCGCGGAGGTCGACTTCGGGCGGGTCACCGCGGAGATCGGCCTGGCCGTGACCGGCGACGAGCGGCACCTCGCCGCCAAGCGCGCCGCCATCCTCGCGCACGCCAGCCAGGTCGCCCCGGTCGACGTCCCGGAGGCCGGTTTCGCCGCCACCTACGGCTACGAGTGGTTCCGCCGGACCGCCGGCGCCACGGGCGCGCTCGACCTGCTCGGCAACGCGCACCTCATCGGCCCCGCGGTCCGGGCGCACGCCCTCACACCCGCCGCCGGCTGA
- a CDS encoding amidohydrolase has translation MPRTLLTGLRTPGAHPTALEVADGRITWSGPAADAADRAAGAAVQDWHGATVTPPFVDAHVHATASGLLIHGLDLSACRTPEQLLDAVAAAPPAAVIWGHGWEENRWSPARVPTRAELDRAAAGRPAYLSRIDVHSALVSTALVDRAPGTVGAEGWTPDGPLAAAAHHHVRRAALAALDPGQRRAAQRAFLDLAASRGVGTAHECAGPDISGRDDLADLLGAGSGVEVVGYWGEAVGTADEARDLVARTGAAALAGDLFVDGSIGSRTAALREPYADAPGCRGNRYLDADAVAAHLVACTRAGIRAGFHVIGDGGADLVLAGLDAAAAATSPEAVRAARHRLEHLEMVDAAQIARLAELGVVASVQPAFDAAWGGPSGMYATRLGPARAAAMNPFAPLLAAGVPLEFGSDSPVTPVDPWAGVRAAVEHTNPDLALDPGAALAAHTGGAQLREGAPASYALWDGTTCLRLVRDGRTLHETRR, from the coding sequence GTGCCCCGCACCCTGCTGACCGGACTCCGGACGCCCGGAGCGCACCCCACGGCGCTGGAGGTGGCGGACGGCCGGATCACCTGGTCCGGCCCGGCCGCGGACGCCGCGGACCGGGCCGCCGGGGCAGCGGTGCAGGACTGGCACGGTGCCACCGTCACGCCGCCCTTCGTCGACGCGCACGTGCACGCCACCGCGTCCGGCCTGCTGATCCACGGCCTGGACCTCAGCGCATGCCGGACGCCCGAGCAGCTGCTCGACGCGGTGGCCGCGGCCCCGCCCGCCGCCGTCATCTGGGGCCACGGATGGGAGGAGAACCGCTGGTCACCGGCCCGGGTGCCCACCCGCGCCGAGCTCGACCGCGCCGCGGCCGGGCGGCCCGCCTACCTCAGCCGGATCGACGTGCACTCCGCACTGGTCTCCACCGCCCTGGTGGACCGCGCCCCCGGGACCGTCGGCGCCGAGGGCTGGACCCCGGACGGCCCGCTCGCCGCGGCCGCCCACCATCACGTCCGCCGCGCCGCGCTCGCCGCCCTCGACCCCGGCCAGCGCCGCGCCGCGCAGCGCGCCTTCCTGGATCTGGCGGCGAGCCGCGGCGTGGGCACCGCCCACGAGTGCGCGGGCCCGGACATCTCCGGCCGGGACGACCTCGCGGACCTCCTCGGCGCGGGCAGCGGCGTCGAGGTCGTCGGCTACTGGGGCGAGGCGGTCGGCACCGCGGACGAGGCGCGCGACCTGGTGGCGCGGACCGGCGCCGCGGCTCTCGCCGGGGACCTCTTCGTCGACGGCTCGATCGGCTCCCGCACGGCGGCTCTCCGCGAGCCCTACGCGGACGCCCCCGGCTGCCGCGGCAACCGCTACCTCGACGCCGACGCCGTCGCGGCCCACCTCGTCGCCTGCACCCGCGCGGGCATCCGGGCCGGCTTCCACGTCATCGGCGACGGGGGAGCGGACCTCGTCCTCGCCGGGCTCGACGCCGCGGCCGCCGCGACGTCACCGGAGGCCGTCCGGGCCGCGCGGCACCGGCTCGAGCACCTCGAGATGGTCGACGCCGCGCAGATCGCCCGGCTCGCCGAGCTCGGCGTCGTCGCGAGCGTCCAACCCGCCTTCGACGCCGCGTGGGGCGGGCCGTCGGGCATGTACGCCACCCGGCTCGGCCCCGCCCGGGCCGCCGCGATGAACCCGTTCGCACCGCTCCTCGCCGCCGGTGTCCCGCTCGAGTTCGGCTCGGACTCGCCGGTGACGCCCGTCGACCCGTGGGCCGGCGTCCGCGCGGCCGTCGAGCACACCAACCCCGACCTCGCCCTGGACCCCGGCGCCGCCCTCGCCGCGCACACCGGCGGCGCGCAGCTGCGCGAGGGAGCGCCCGCGAGCTACGCCCTCTGGGACGGCACGACGTGCCTGCGCCTGGTCCGCGACGGCCGCACGCTGCACGAGACACGCCGGTGA